In the Pseudolabrys taiwanensis genome, one interval contains:
- a CDS encoding DUF2628 domain-containing protein, with translation MPTYTVHAPPPKSGDTTSAPERFRFVRDGFHFWAFLLTPLWLLVHRLWLALVIYVVLYAALGFGLASLRISPSVQLLVGVLIALAMGFEASSIRRWTLSRRGWRQLGFVVGDDEEMAERRFYAEWAKRPNDAPPAPVSPEPTYTSTVRHEPPGGHDVIGLFPEPERPR, from the coding sequence ATGCCCACATACACCGTGCACGCCCCGCCGCCGAAAAGCGGTGACACGACGAGCGCTCCCGAGCGCTTTCGCTTCGTGCGCGACGGCTTCCATTTCTGGGCGTTTTTGCTGACGCCGCTGTGGCTGCTGGTGCACCGGCTGTGGCTGGCGCTCGTCATCTATGTCGTGCTCTACGCTGCGCTCGGCTTCGGGCTTGCCTCCTTGCGCATTTCTCCGAGCGTGCAGTTGCTCGTCGGCGTGTTGATCGCGCTTGCGATGGGTTTCGAGGCATCGAGCATCCGGCGCTGGACCTTGTCGCGGCGCGGCTGGCGGCAACTCGGCTTCGTGGTCGGCGACGACGAGGAAATGGCCGAGCGGCGCTTCTACGCCGAGTGGGCCAAGCGCCCGAACGACGCGCCGCCGGCGCCGGTATCGCCGGAACCGACTTACACGTCGACGGTGCGCCATGAGCCGCCGGGCGGCCATGACGTGATCGGTTTGTTTCCCGAGCCGGAGCGGCCGCGATGA
- the hisB gene encoding imidazoleglycerol-phosphate dehydratase HisB has protein sequence MRKGAVKRKTKETDIDVAIDLDGTGCSQIATGIGFLDHMLDLLARHSRIDMTIKAVGDLHIDQHHTTEDVGIALGQAVKQALGDMKGITRYADVHLPMDETLSRVALDISGRPFLVFKATFGREKVGNFDTELVREWFQAFAMNAGITLHVETLYGANDHHIAESCFKGLARALRAAVAIDPRAKDEVPSTKGSLGG, from the coding sequence ATGCGCAAAGGCGCCGTGAAACGGAAGACCAAGGAAACTGACATCGACGTCGCGATCGACCTCGATGGAACCGGCTGTTCGCAGATCGCGACCGGCATCGGGTTTCTCGATCACATGCTCGATCTGCTGGCGCGTCATTCGCGCATCGACATGACCATCAAGGCGGTGGGCGACCTGCACATCGACCAGCACCACACCACCGAGGACGTCGGCATCGCGCTCGGCCAGGCGGTGAAGCAGGCGCTCGGCGACATGAAAGGCATTACTCGCTACGCCGACGTGCATCTGCCGATGGACGAGACGCTCAGCCGGGTGGCGCTCGATATTTCGGGCCGGCCGTTTCTGGTGTTCAAGGCGACGTTCGGCCGGGAGAAGGTCGGCAACTTCGACACCGAGCTGGTGCGCGAGTGGTTCCAGGCTTTCGCGATGAATGCCGGTATCACGCTGCACGTCGAGACTTTGTATGGCGCCAACGATCACCATATTGCGGAGTCGTGCTTCAAGGGGCTGGCGCGGGCCCTGCGCGCAGCCGTGGCGATCGATCCCCGCGCCAAGGACGAGGTGCCGTCCACCAAGGGTTCGCTGGGCGGGTAA
- a CDS encoding SxtJ family membrane protein has product MAASEPTVAHRKVTASSDRSFGLVFAGFFGVVALLPLIRGGPPRLWALAIAAAFAAVAMLAPRWLQPLNRIWFKLGLLLHHIVNPLIMALMFYGAILPMALLLRALGKDLLRLKRDPDAASYWIVRDPPGPAPQSMNKQF; this is encoded by the coding sequence ATGGCCGCGAGCGAACCGACCGTCGCACATCGCAAAGTGACCGCGAGTTCGGACCGCTCTTTCGGCCTCGTCTTCGCAGGGTTTTTCGGCGTGGTGGCCCTGCTGCCGCTCATCCGCGGCGGCCCGCCGCGCCTCTGGGCGCTCGCCATCGCCGCCGCTTTCGCCGCTGTGGCGATGCTGGCGCCACGCTGGCTGCAGCCGCTGAACCGGATCTGGTTCAAGCTCGGCCTGCTGCTGCACCACATCGTCAATCCGCTGATCATGGCGCTGATGTTCTACGGCGCCATTCTGCCGATGGCCTTGTTGCTGCGCGCGCTGGGCAAGGACCTGCTGCGCCTCAAGCGCGACCCCGACGCGGCCTCCTACTGGATCGTCCGGGACCCGCCGGGCCCGGCGCCGCAATCGATGAACAAGCAGTTTTAG
- a CDS encoding DUF5989 family protein, with translation MSFVAELWDFIRSRKKFWLMPIIVMMVAFGGLIVLTKGSAVAPFIYTLF, from the coding sequence ATGTCGTTCGTGGCGGAGCTCTGGGACTTCATCCGCAGCCGCAAGAAATTCTGGCTCATGCCGATCATCGTCATGATGGTGGCATTCGGCGGCCTCATCGTGCTGACGAAAGGCTCCGCCGTCGCGCCTTTCATCTATACGCTGTTCTGA
- a CDS encoding carbamoyltransferase family protein, translating into MNVLGISAFYHDSAAALVHDGVIVNAAQEERFTRKKHDPGFPAQAIRWCLADAGLQPRDIDRIAFYDKPFLKFERLLETYLAFAPRGFRSFRTAMPVWLSEKLFQKDMLLKELRAIDPALGEAERLLFAEHHFSHAASAFYPSPFEQAAVLTMDGVGEWATTSAGLGHGSGLTITKEIHFPHSLGLLYSAFTYYTGFKVNSGEYKVMGLAPYGEPKYARTIFDNLIDLKADGSFRLNLDYFDYCTGLTMTNPRFDALFGAPPRRPEVWLTQREMDLAASIQAVTEEVVLRLARGLVAETGMRHLCLAGGVALNCVANGKVLRDGIVDDIWIQPAAGDAGGAIGAALAACHQHEKLPRVSTNGPDGMRGAYLGPAFAQAEVERRLTDAGARFSIASDDALIDSTARALSDGQAVGWFQGRMEFGPRALGARSILADPRAPAMQKTLNLKVKYRESFRPFAPAVLREDVADWFDLDKDSPYMLLVAPVAEPHRRGMSAAEEALFGIDKLNVPRSDIPAVTHVDYSARIQTVHAATNPRFHALIDRFKALTGCPILVNTSFNVRGEPIVGTPEDAFRCFMGTDLDLLAIGNCLLRKSDQDAALKQDYRDAFELD; encoded by the coding sequence ATGAATGTGCTCGGCATTTCCGCGTTCTACCATGACAGCGCCGCCGCGCTGGTGCACGACGGCGTCATCGTCAACGCCGCGCAGGAAGAGCGCTTCACACGCAAGAAGCACGATCCCGGCTTTCCGGCACAAGCCATCCGCTGGTGCCTCGCCGATGCCGGATTGCAGCCGCGCGATATCGATCGCATCGCGTTTTACGACAAGCCGTTCCTGAAGTTCGAACGCCTGCTCGAGACTTATCTCGCTTTCGCGCCGCGCGGCTTCCGCTCGTTCAGAACGGCGATGCCGGTCTGGCTGAGCGAGAAGCTGTTTCAGAAGGACATGCTGCTGAAGGAGCTGCGCGCCATCGATCCAGCGCTCGGCGAAGCCGAAAGGCTGCTGTTCGCCGAACACCACTTCAGTCACGCCGCTTCGGCCTTCTATCCGTCGCCGTTCGAACAGGCCGCCGTGCTCACGATGGACGGCGTCGGCGAATGGGCGACGACGTCGGCGGGCCTGGGCCACGGCAGCGGCCTCACGATCACGAAGGAAATCCACTTTCCGCATTCGCTTGGTCTGCTGTATTCCGCCTTCACCTACTACACCGGCTTCAAGGTCAATTCCGGCGAGTACAAGGTGATGGGCCTCGCGCCCTACGGCGAACCGAAATACGCGCGGACGATCTTCGACAATCTCATCGACCTCAAAGCCGACGGCTCGTTCCGGCTCAATCTCGATTACTTCGATTATTGCACCGGGCTGACCATGACCAACCCGCGTTTCGATGCGCTGTTCGGCGCCCCGCCGCGCCGGCCGGAAGTGTGGCTCACGCAACGCGAGATGGATCTCGCCGCATCGATCCAGGCCGTCACCGAGGAGGTCGTGCTGCGGCTGGCACGCGGCCTCGTCGCCGAGACCGGAATGCGCCACCTGTGTCTTGCAGGCGGGGTCGCGCTCAACTGCGTCGCCAACGGCAAAGTGCTACGCGACGGCATCGTCGACGACATCTGGATTCAGCCAGCGGCGGGCGATGCCGGCGGCGCCATAGGCGCGGCCTTGGCTGCCTGTCATCAGCACGAGAAGTTGCCGCGCGTATCGACCAATGGACCCGACGGCATGCGCGGTGCCTATCTCGGCCCCGCCTTCGCGCAGGCCGAGGTCGAAAGACGGCTCACCGATGCCGGCGCCCGCTTCAGCATCGCAAGCGATGACGCGCTGATCGACAGCACCGCGCGCGCGCTCAGCGACGGCCAGGCCGTAGGCTGGTTCCAGGGCCGCATGGAGTTCGGTCCGCGCGCACTCGGCGCCCGTTCCATCCTCGCCGATCCCCGGGCACCGGCGATGCAAAAGACGCTGAATCTCAAGGTGAAATATCGCGAGAGCTTCCGGCCGTTCGCGCCGGCGGTGCTGCGCGAGGATGTCGCCGACTGGTTCGACCTCGATAAAGACTCGCCCTACATGCTGCTGGTCGCGCCGGTGGCCGAACCGCACCGGCGGGGCATGAGCGCGGCGGAAGAGGCCTTGTTCGGCATCGATAAGCTCAACGTGCCGCGGTCCGATATCCCAGCCGTGACGCATGTCGATTATTCGGCGCGCATTCAGACGGTTCACGCCGCGACCAATCCGCGCTTCCACGCGCTGATCGATCGCTTCAAGGCGCTCACCGGCTGCCCGATCTTGGTGAACACCAGCTTCAACGTCCGCGGCGAGCCGATCGTTGGTACGCCGGAAGACGCCTTCCGTTGCTTCATGGGCACCGATCTTGACCTGCTCGCCATTGGCAATTGCCTGCTGCGCAAGAGCGATCAGGACGCGGCTCTGAAGCAGGATTACCGCGACGCTTTCGAACTCGATTGA
- a CDS encoding SGNH/GDSL hydrolase family protein yields MTRPGRLIEYGVAAVFVCAALAVSPQGIALATGRADLSFRVTVISLAFVVFLLIIAFAAATQGRLRRATFYAAALAFPFVLLAGLEAGAVAVRLADVVAPLEDTSTLANQKPWPKHLLSETSYYTTPEGLVLYHPWRNGDISFNALGLRTAMPSPKQPGEWRVAVSGGSAAWGWRVIDADTIAVVLQGLLRRGGHGNVTVYNFGIGGATLKRELALLQHFRALYEIDQVLFYTGANDVFSAYMSATNSRYGPWVGTTVSFELMKTLVRLQAVATAPAPATLQWLDDAVLPAAIKENTLRAGIAATDAYCREAKLVCDFALQPMMFDRPVHPGAEARMAATLARIYPRMDVLARQMYRDAVASGPPGRVFDLSDTFQQAAQPLFLDTVHLNEAGNRIVAERIAPIVTAHVP; encoded by the coding sequence ATGACACGTCCGGGCAGGCTGATCGAGTACGGCGTGGCGGCCGTGTTCGTCTGCGCTGCCCTCGCCGTCAGCCCGCAAGGCATCGCGCTGGCGACCGGCCGCGCCGACCTGTCGTTCCGCGTCACCGTCATCAGCCTGGCCTTCGTCGTGTTCCTGCTGATCATCGCGTTCGCCGCCGCGACGCAAGGGCGGCTGCGCCGCGCAACGTTCTATGCGGCGGCGCTAGCCTTTCCGTTTGTCCTCTTGGCCGGGCTCGAGGCCGGCGCGGTCGCGGTGCGGCTCGCCGATGTGGTGGCGCCGCTCGAAGATACGTCGACGCTGGCGAACCAAAAGCCGTGGCCTAAGCATCTGCTCAGCGAGACCAGCTACTACACAACGCCGGAGGGCCTCGTCCTCTATCACCCGTGGCGCAACGGCGACATCAGCTTCAACGCGCTCGGCCTGCGCACCGCGATGCCCTCACCCAAACAACCCGGCGAATGGCGCGTGGCCGTCAGCGGCGGTTCGGCGGCCTGGGGCTGGCGCGTGATCGACGCCGACACCATTGCGGTCGTTTTACAGGGCCTTCTGCGCCGCGGCGGCCACGGCAACGTCACCGTGTACAATTTCGGCATCGGCGGCGCGACGCTGAAACGCGAACTCGCGTTGCTGCAGCATTTCCGCGCGCTCTACGAGATCGACCAGGTGCTGTTCTACACCGGCGCCAACGACGTGTTCTCGGCCTATATGAGCGCGACCAACAGCCGCTATGGCCCCTGGGTCGGCACCACGGTCTCGTTCGAACTGATGAAGACGCTGGTGCGGCTGCAGGCGGTCGCGACAGCCCCCGCGCCGGCAACGCTGCAATGGCTTGACGACGCCGTTCTGCCCGCAGCGATCAAAGAGAACACGTTACGCGCCGGCATCGCGGCGACGGACGCCTATTGCCGCGAAGCCAAGCTCGTCTGCGACTTCGCGCTGCAGCCGATGATGTTCGACCGCCCGGTGCATCCAGGCGCTGAGGCACGCATGGCCGCGACGCTCGCGCGCATCTATCCGCGGATGGATGTCCTGGCGCGGCAAATGTATCGCGACGCCGTCGCGTCCGGTCCGCCCGGACGCGTGTTCGATCTGTCGGACACCTTCCAGCAGGCCGCCCAGCCACTGTTTCTCGACACCGTACATCTCAACGAAGCCGGCAATCGCATCGTCGCTGAGCGCATCGCGCCGATCGTCACGGCACACGTGCCGTAA
- the rnk gene encoding nucleoside diphosphate kinase regulator: protein MTLTRKELPPITLSGIDCERLDRLASAATATFPRTAEFLAREVARATIVPSGFLLHGVVTMGSQVEFKDDTTDQTRTVTLVYPEDADLAEGKLSVLSPVGAALIGLSVGQSIEWQTPGGGWRSLTVLGVRS, encoded by the coding sequence ATGACACTCACACGGAAGGAATTACCGCCGATCACATTGAGCGGCATCGATTGCGAACGTCTCGACCGTCTCGCGAGCGCGGCGACCGCGACGTTTCCGCGCACGGCGGAATTCCTCGCGCGCGAGGTCGCACGCGCGACGATCGTGCCGTCCGGTTTCCTGTTGCATGGCGTCGTCACCATGGGCTCGCAGGTCGAGTTCAAGGATGACACGACCGATCAGACGCGCACCGTTACGCTGGTCTATCCGGAGGACGCCGATCTCGCGGAAGGCAAGCTGTCGGTGTTGTCGCCGGTCGGCGCCGCGTTGATCGGCTTGTCGGTCGGTCAGTCGATCGAATGGCAGACGCCGGGCGGCGGATGGCGCTCGCTGACGGTGCTTGGCGTTCGTTCCTGA
- the hslV gene encoding ATP-dependent protease subunit HslV — MASNEIPTWHGTTILTVRKGGKVVIGGDGQVSIGQTIIKSNAKKVRKLGKGDVIGGFAGATADAFTLFERLEAKLEQYPGQLTRAAVELAKDWRTDRYLRRLEAMMIVADANVSLVLTGTGDVLEPEQNVMGIGSGGNYALAAARALLDSEHDAETIVRRSLDIAADICVYTNRSVTIESLKG, encoded by the coding sequence ATGGCATCCAACGAAATTCCCACCTGGCACGGCACCACCATCCTCACCGTCCGCAAAGGCGGCAAGGTCGTGATCGGCGGCGATGGCCAGGTTTCGATCGGCCAGACCATCATCAAGTCCAACGCCAAGAAGGTACGCAAACTCGGCAAGGGCGACGTGATCGGCGGTTTCGCCGGCGCCACAGCCGATGCCTTCACCTTGTTCGAGCGCCTGGAAGCGAAGCTCGAGCAATATCCCGGCCAGCTCACGCGCGCTGCCGTCGAGCTCGCCAAGGATTGGCGCACCGACCGCTATCTGCGCCGGCTGGAGGCCATGATGATCGTCGCGGACGCGAACGTGTCGTTGGTGCTCACCGGCACCGGCGACGTGCTCGAGCCGGAGCAGAATGTGATGGGCATCGGCTCCGGCGGCAATTACGCGCTCGCCGCCGCGCGCGCTCTGCTCGACAGCGAGCACGATGCCGAAACCATCGTGCGCCGCTCGCTCGATATCGCGGCCGACATCTGCGTCTACACCAACCGCAGCGTCACGATTGAAAGTTTGAAAGGTTAG
- the hslU gene encoding ATP-dependent protease ATPase subunit HslU — protein MTDFSPREIVSELDRYIVGQADAKRAVAIALRNRWRRLQLDDKLREEVLPKNILMIGPTGVGKTEISRRLAKLAGAPFLKVEATKFTEVGYVGRDVEQIVRDLVEIGLSLTRERKRKDVQARAEMSAEERVLSALVGPGASPATRESFRKKLRAGELDDKEIEIEVQAGSSGIPMFEIPGMPGAQLGAVNIGDIFGKLGGGRTKTRRVTVKESHPILVNEESDKLLDDEQLVIEAIRSVEQNGIVFLDEIDKIAGREGRSGADVSREGVQRDLLPLIEGTTVNTKHGPVKTDHILFIASGAFHISKPSDLLPELQGRLPIRVELKALTRDDFRRILTEPEASLIKQYVALMATEGVTLEFGEDAIDAIADIAVAVNASVENIGARRLQTVMERVLDEVSFSAPDRNGETVKVDAAFVQKYIGDLAKNTDLSRFIL, from the coding sequence ATGACCGACTTCTCCCCCCGCGAAATCGTTTCCGAACTCGACCGCTATATCGTCGGTCAGGCCGACGCCAAGCGCGCCGTCGCCATTGCGCTGCGTAACCGCTGGCGCCGTTTGCAACTCGACGACAAGCTGCGCGAAGAGGTGCTGCCGAAGAACATCCTGATGATCGGCCCCACCGGCGTCGGCAAGACCGAGATTTCGCGGCGGCTTGCCAAGCTCGCCGGCGCGCCGTTCCTCAAGGTCGAAGCCACCAAGTTCACCGAGGTCGGTTATGTCGGCCGCGACGTCGAGCAGATCGTGCGCGATCTTGTCGAGATCGGCTTGTCGCTGACGCGCGAACGAAAACGCAAGGACGTGCAGGCGCGCGCGGAGATGTCGGCCGAAGAGCGCGTTCTCAGCGCGCTGGTCGGGCCCGGCGCGAGCCCGGCGACGCGCGAAAGCTTCCGCAAGAAGCTGCGCGCGGGCGAACTGGACGACAAGGAGATCGAGATCGAGGTGCAGGCCGGCTCCAGCGGCATTCCGATGTTCGAGATCCCCGGCATGCCGGGCGCGCAATTGGGCGCGGTCAACATCGGTGACATCTTCGGCAAGCTCGGCGGCGGCCGCACCAAGACGCGCCGCGTCACCGTGAAGGAGTCGCATCCGATCCTGGTGAACGAAGAATCGGACAAGCTGCTCGACGACGAGCAGTTGGTGATCGAGGCGATCCGGTCGGTCGAGCAGAACGGCATCGTCTTTCTCGACGAGATCGACAAGATCGCCGGCCGCGAAGGCCGCTCCGGCGCCGATGTCTCACGCGAAGGCGTGCAGCGTGATTTGCTGCCGCTGATCGAAGGCACCACCGTCAACACCAAGCATGGGCCGGTGAAGACGGATCATATCCTGTTCATCGCGTCGGGTGCATTCCACATCTCCAAGCCGTCGGATCTGTTACCGGAGTTGCAGGGTCGCTTGCCGATCCGTGTCGAACTCAAGGCGCTCACGCGTGACGATTTCCGCCGCATCCTGACCGAGCCGGAAGCTTCGCTGATCAAGCAATACGTCGCGCTGATGGCCACCGAAGGCGTGACGCTCGAATTCGGCGAGGATGCCATCGATGCGATCGCCGATATCGCCGTGGCGGTGAATGCCTCGGTCGAGAACATCGGCGCGCGCCGCCTGCAGACGGTGATGGAGCGGGTGTTGGACGAAGTCTCGTTCTCGGCGCCGGACCGCAATGGCGAGACGGTCAAGGTCGATGCCGCCTTCGTGCAGAAGTACATCGGCGATCTGGCGAAGAACACGGATCTGAGCCGCTTCATTCTGTAG
- a CDS encoding HigA family addiction module antitoxin, which yields MSADLRGAAAVAGGDLTPGEHLRAEIERLGLDQVAVSQATGVSRQSINNIVNGRQPISRAMAGKLARLTGHSSDYWLRSTFPRAKAPTSSRGKRAAFEPAGRPLGVGILVNHQIVRAVHDGVIRIEPFDETHVQMASIDFTLDDFVVTADGAKVDISDGQSFTLRSGQSVNVSTREWLELPYDYIGHVGARTALARAGIMASHGLQIGPGFKGNLQFCIFNASARHFELRSGDPVISVEILPLSATPIIARAPDREG from the coding sequence ATGTCCGCAGATCTCCGGGGTGCCGCGGCGGTCGCTGGCGGCGATCTGACCCCGGGCGAACATCTTCGGGCGGAAATCGAACGGCTCGGCCTCGATCAGGTCGCGGTCAGCCAAGCCACCGGCGTCTCGCGTCAGTCGATCAACAATATCGTCAACGGCCGTCAGCCGATCTCGCGGGCGATGGCCGGCAAGCTCGCGCGTCTGACCGGCCACTCCTCCGATTACTGGCTGCGCTCCACCTTTCCACGCGCAAAGGCGCCGACGAGTTCGCGCGGCAAGCGCGCCGCGTTCGAGCCCGCCGGCCGGCCGCTCGGCGTCGGCATCCTGGTGAATCATCAGATCGTCCGCGCGGTGCATGATGGCGTGATCCGCATCGAGCCGTTCGACGAAACGCATGTGCAGATGGCGTCGATCGATTTCACGCTCGACGATTTCGTCGTCACCGCGGACGGCGCGAAGGTCGACATCAGCGATGGACAGAGCTTCACTTTGCGCAGCGGTCAGTCCGTGAACGTCAGCACTAGGGAGTGGCTGGAGCTTCCCTACGACTACATCGGCCACGTCGGCGCGCGAACAGCGCTCGCGCGCGCCGGCATCATGGCCTCACACGGTCTGCAGATCGGGCCAGGCTTCAAAGGCAATCTGCAATTCTGCATTTTCAACGCGAGCGCCCGGCACTTCGAACTTCGCAGCGGCGATCCGGTGATCAGCGTCGAGATCCTGCCGCTCAGCGCCACGCCGATCATAGCGCGTGCCCCCGATCGGGAAGGCTGA
- a CDS encoding Smr/MutS family protein, which translates to MSTRDGNRRRPLSREERVLWKAVTQSIVPRRQPTEIDDESEAAPPPASATRINSVKPQPIAAPPRVEMRAPPPLAPLGRRMKQRVVRGKDSIDGRLDLHGLTQSEAHGALLRFLRAAVARDARLVLVITGKGRRDGEGERGVLKRQVPHWLALPEFRALVIGFENAHIAHGGEGALYVRLRRSRD; encoded by the coding sequence ATGAGCACGCGCGACGGCAACAGGCGCCGACCCTTGTCGCGCGAGGAGCGGGTGTTGTGGAAGGCGGTGACACAGTCGATCGTGCCGCGCCGCCAGCCGACCGAGATCGACGACGAAAGCGAAGCCGCCCCGCCGCCCGCGTCTGCGACACGCATCAACAGTGTGAAGCCGCAACCGATCGCCGCACCGCCCCGCGTGGAGATGCGAGCGCCGCCGCCGCTGGCGCCGCTCGGCCGGCGCATGAAGCAACGCGTGGTGCGCGGCAAGGACTCGATCGACGGACGGCTCGATCTGCACGGTCTCACGCAAAGCGAGGCGCACGGCGCTTTGTTGCGTTTTTTGCGGGCGGCGGTCGCGCGCGATGCGCGTTTGGTGCTGGTGATCACCGGGAAGGGCCGGCGTGACGGCGAAGGCGAACGCGGCGTGCTCAAGCGTCAGGTGCCGCATTGGCTGGCCTTGCCGGAATTCCGCGCCCTTGTGATTGGCTTCGAAAATGCGCACATCGCTCATGGCGGCGAAGGCGCGCTCTATGTGCGGCTTCGGCGCTCGCGCGATTAG